A genome region from Bombus terrestris chromosome 10, iyBomTerr1.2, whole genome shotgun sequence includes the following:
- the LOC100645544 gene encoding amphiphysin isoform X5: MFLQNLGKVDRTADDIFDEHLQNFMRQQNAANRLQKEFNNYIRCVRAVQAASKTLMDSLNEIYESQWTGHDLLYVQAQNLDMLWQDFTHKLADQVLVPLNTYQSQFPEMRKKIDKRGRKLVDYDSQRHNFQSLQCNPRKRDELKVSRGKELLEEAKRTYEQLNSELHDELPALYDSRVLFLVTNLQTLFAAEQVFHTESAKVYSELEAIVDKLANESQRGSYTLKKSTEPQSPKSPNANSALIINTQPAQNNISPAVDESAPEARNTSPTTQLNGNANSNANSNANSNDNSLNNQDASPQNTVVASKRVEELYDIPVDVEYENGTNFSLGATTDNLPPGVLYRVKATYKYRREDVDELSFDVGDIIRVVEYDDPEEQEQGWLMGIKEDTNEKGMFPANFTKPL, translated from the exons TTTCTTCAGAATTTGGGCAAAGTGGATAGGACCGCTGATGACATATTCGACGAACATCTGCAGAATTTCATGAGACAGcaaaatgccgcgaacagattGCAAAAAGAGTTCAACAATTACATCAGGTGTGTTCGAG CGGTTCAAGCAGCGTCGAAAACACTCATGGATTCCCTAAACGAGATCTACGAAAGCCAGTGGACAGGACATGATCTTTTGTACGTGCAGGCTCAAAATTTAGACATGCTATGGCAGGACTTCACCCATAAGCTTGCTGATCAGGTTCTCGTGCCTCTCAACACATATCAGAGCCAATTCCCGGAGATGAGG aaaaaaattgacaaacgtgGACGGAAGCTAGTAGATTATGACAGTCAAAGACACAATTTCCAATCGCTACAATGTAATCCAAGGAAACGGGACGAGCTGAAAGTTTCTCGAGGAAAAGAATTACTGGAGGAGGCTAAGCGTACATACGAGCAACTAAATTCCGAACTTCATGACGAGCTACCAGCTTTGTACGATTCGCGTGTTCTTTTCCTCGTTACTAATTTACAAACGCTCTTCGCCGCTGAACAAGTGTTCCATACTGAAAGTGCTAAG GTGTATTCTGAGCTAGAGGCAATCGTCGATAAATTAGCCAACGAAAGCCAGAGAGGATCATACACGCTGAAGAAGAGTACAGAACCACAATCTCCAAAATCGCCTAACGCCAATTCTGC TTTAATAATCAATACACAACCAGCTCAGAACAACATTTCACCAG CCGTGGATGAGTCTGCTCCAGAAGCAAGAAACACATCACCGACTACTCAATTAAATGGCAATGCTAACAGCAATGCTAACAGCAATGCTAACAGCAATGATAATTCTCTCAATAATCAGGACGCATCTCCGCAAAACACAGTTGTGGCCTCTAAGCGAGTAGAAGAGCTATACGATATTCCAGTTG ACGTGGAATATGAAAATGGTACCAATTTCTCTCTAGGGGCAACGACTGACAACTTGCCACCTGGTGTTTTGTACAGAGTCAAGGCTACTTACAAATATAGACGCGAAGACGTGGATGAATTGTCATTTGATGTCGGTGATATTATTCGTGTGGTAGAGTATGATGATCCAGAAGAACAG GAACAAGGTTGGTTAATGGGCATCAAAGAAGATACTAATGAAAAGGGTATGTTCCCAGCAAATTTCACAAAACCACTGTGA
- the LOC100645544 gene encoding amphiphysin isoform X4, whose protein sequence is MAESKGALIAKTVQKHAGRAKEKFLQNLGKVDRTADDIFDEHLQNFMRQQNAANRLQKEFNNYIRCVRAVQAASKTLMDSLNEIYESQWTGHDLLYVQAQNLDMLWQDFTHKLADQVLVPLNTYQSQFPEMRKKIDKRGRKLVDYDSQRHNFQSLQCNPRKRDELKVSRGKELLEEAKRTYEQLNSELHDELPALYDSRVLFLVTNLQTLFAAEQVFHTESAKVYSELEAIVDKLANESQRGSYTLKKSTEPQSPKSPNANSALIINTQPAQNNISPAVDESAPEARNTSPTTQLNGNANSNANSNANSNDNSLNNQDASPQNTVVASKRVEELYDIPVDVEYENGTNFSLGATTDNLPPGVLYRVKATYKYRREDVDELSFDVGDIIRVVEYDDPEEQEQGWLMGIKEDTNEKGMFPANFTKPL, encoded by the exons TTTCTTCAGAATTTGGGCAAAGTGGATAGGACCGCTGATGACATATTCGACGAACATCTGCAGAATTTCATGAGACAGcaaaatgccgcgaacagattGCAAAAAGAGTTCAACAATTACATCAGGTGTGTTCGAG CGGTTCAAGCAGCGTCGAAAACACTCATGGATTCCCTAAACGAGATCTACGAAAGCCAGTGGACAGGACATGATCTTTTGTACGTGCAGGCTCAAAATTTAGACATGCTATGGCAGGACTTCACCCATAAGCTTGCTGATCAGGTTCTCGTGCCTCTCAACACATATCAGAGCCAATTCCCGGAGATGAGG aaaaaaattgacaaacgtgGACGGAAGCTAGTAGATTATGACAGTCAAAGACACAATTTCCAATCGCTACAATGTAATCCAAGGAAACGGGACGAGCTGAAAGTTTCTCGAGGAAAAGAATTACTGGAGGAGGCTAAGCGTACATACGAGCAACTAAATTCCGAACTTCATGACGAGCTACCAGCTTTGTACGATTCGCGTGTTCTTTTCCTCGTTACTAATTTACAAACGCTCTTCGCCGCTGAACAAGTGTTCCATACTGAAAGTGCTAAG GTGTATTCTGAGCTAGAGGCAATCGTCGATAAATTAGCCAACGAAAGCCAGAGAGGATCATACACGCTGAAGAAGAGTACAGAACCACAATCTCCAAAATCGCCTAACGCCAATTCTGC TTTAATAATCAATACACAACCAGCTCAGAACAACATTTCACCAG CCGTGGATGAGTCTGCTCCAGAAGCAAGAAACACATCACCGACTACTCAATTAAATGGCAATGCTAACAGCAATGCTAACAGCAATGCTAACAGCAATGATAATTCTCTCAATAATCAGGACGCATCTCCGCAAAACACAGTTGTGGCCTCTAAGCGAGTAGAAGAGCTATACGATATTCCAGTTG ACGTGGAATATGAAAATGGTACCAATTTCTCTCTAGGGGCAACGACTGACAACTTGCCACCTGGTGTTTTGTACAGAGTCAAGGCTACTTACAAATATAGACGCGAAGACGTGGATGAATTGTCATTTGATGTCGGTGATATTATTCGTGTGGTAGAGTATGATGATCCAGAAGAACAG GAACAAGGTTGGTTAATGGGCATCAAAGAAGATACTAATGAAAAGGGTATGTTCCCAGCAAATTTCACAAAACCACTGTGA
- the LOC100645544 gene encoding amphiphysin isoform X3, producing MQAERRRSFTRPHNRICCGSESRIGHVSHIARDNTFLQNLGKVDRTADDIFDEHLQNFMRQQNAANRLQKEFNNYIRCVRAVQAASKTLMDSLNEIYESQWTGHDLLYVQAQNLDMLWQDFTHKLADQVLVPLNTYQSQFPEMRKKIDKRGRKLVDYDSQRHNFQSLQCNPRKRDELKVSRGKELLEEAKRTYEQLNSELHDELPALYDSRVLFLVTNLQTLFAAEQVFHTESAKVYSELEAIVDKLANESQRGSYTLKKSTEPQSPKSPNANSALIINTQPAQNNISPAVDESAPEARNTSPTTQLNGNANSNANSNANSNDNSLNNQDASPQNTVVASKRVEELYDIPVDVEYENGTNFSLGATTDNLPPGVLYRVKATYKYRREDVDELSFDVGDIIRVVEYDDPEEQEQGWLMGIKEDTNEKGMFPANFTKPL from the exons TTTCTTCAGAATTTGGGCAAAGTGGATAGGACCGCTGATGACATATTCGACGAACATCTGCAGAATTTCATGAGACAGcaaaatgccgcgaacagattGCAAAAAGAGTTCAACAATTACATCAGGTGTGTTCGAG CGGTTCAAGCAGCGTCGAAAACACTCATGGATTCCCTAAACGAGATCTACGAAAGCCAGTGGACAGGACATGATCTTTTGTACGTGCAGGCTCAAAATTTAGACATGCTATGGCAGGACTTCACCCATAAGCTTGCTGATCAGGTTCTCGTGCCTCTCAACACATATCAGAGCCAATTCCCGGAGATGAGG aaaaaaattgacaaacgtgGACGGAAGCTAGTAGATTATGACAGTCAAAGACACAATTTCCAATCGCTACAATGTAATCCAAGGAAACGGGACGAGCTGAAAGTTTCTCGAGGAAAAGAATTACTGGAGGAGGCTAAGCGTACATACGAGCAACTAAATTCCGAACTTCATGACGAGCTACCAGCTTTGTACGATTCGCGTGTTCTTTTCCTCGTTACTAATTTACAAACGCTCTTCGCCGCTGAACAAGTGTTCCATACTGAAAGTGCTAAG GTGTATTCTGAGCTAGAGGCAATCGTCGATAAATTAGCCAACGAAAGCCAGAGAGGATCATACACGCTGAAGAAGAGTACAGAACCACAATCTCCAAAATCGCCTAACGCCAATTCTGC TTTAATAATCAATACACAACCAGCTCAGAACAACATTTCACCAG CCGTGGATGAGTCTGCTCCAGAAGCAAGAAACACATCACCGACTACTCAATTAAATGGCAATGCTAACAGCAATGCTAACAGCAATGCTAACAGCAATGATAATTCTCTCAATAATCAGGACGCATCTCCGCAAAACACAGTTGTGGCCTCTAAGCGAGTAGAAGAGCTATACGATATTCCAGTTG ACGTGGAATATGAAAATGGTACCAATTTCTCTCTAGGGGCAACGACTGACAACTTGCCACCTGGTGTTTTGTACAGAGTCAAGGCTACTTACAAATATAGACGCGAAGACGTGGATGAATTGTCATTTGATGTCGGTGATATTATTCGTGTGGTAGAGTATGATGATCCAGAAGAACAG GAACAAGGTTGGTTAATGGGCATCAAAGAAGATACTAATGAAAAGGGTATGTTCCCAGCAAATTTCACAAAACCACTGTGA
- the LOC110120119 gene encoding uncharacterized protein LOC110120119, producing the protein MRHINLSITALEALAQYGQSLQVSQLTACRVLEISHLLALPQPDSMNSEPSTVNLTMHLHQVLQVQKENKLMILQDLMEHCSKHIVLPKHFNDLMNNNCIRKKDFYKATKNFKNFLSNSILSISQMEKLHQQYNTILSNYQRSRCMLDLELPKLINMHLMALCEGFEKITKVFDNKDGDNEIVALFKLIREKLYIKDSNTGNRNMIRT; encoded by the exons ATGCGGCATATAAATTTAAGTATTACTGCTCTTGAAGCTCTTGCTCAGTATGGACAATCTTTGCAAGTATCTCAATTAACTGCATGTAGGGTGCTCGAGATTAGTCATCTACTTGCACTTCCTCAACCTGACTCTATGAATTCTGAACCTAGCACTGTAAATTTAACAATGCATCTCCACCAGGTA TTGCAAGtgcagaaagaaaataaattaatgatcCTGCAAGATTTGATGGAACATTGTTCAAAACACATAGTACTTCCAAAGCATTTTAATGATCTGATGAATAATAACTGTATAAGGAAAAAGGACTTTTACAAAGCAACAAAAAACTTCAAAAACTTTCTTAGTAATTCTATATTATCCATATCACAAATGGAGAAACTACATCAACAATACAATACTATTCTCAGCAATTATCAACGGAGTAGATGTATGTTAGACTTGGAATTACCAAAACTGATAAACAT GCATTTGATGGCACTTTGCGAAGgttttgaaaaaattacgaAAGTTTTTGACAACAAGGATGGTGATAATGAAATTGTAgcgttatttaaattaattagagAAAAACTTTATATAAAGGATTCAAATACAGGTAATAGAAATATGATAAGAACATAA